In Armatimonadota bacterium, the following are encoded in one genomic region:
- a CDS encoding neutral/alkaline non-lysosomal ceramidase N-terminal domain-containing protein has protein sequence MSKLLAGVAKSVINPPVGVDLSGYASRTSGSIGIHDDLHAKALVISDGSTKAAVVTLDLLGIDARQVADLRAEISSKTDIPMGNILISASHTHTGPATQELRVCGRVHEQYIRDLLKKIAVTVKEAEGCMQPAEFGYSVGRANIAVNRRLRTQTGETHLMPNPAGVTDPDVGVWYFRNMKGDPIAILFNYACHAVVIGDVLEISADWPGAAQRVLEKDVGGQAMFLQGCCGNINPRERFSWQVVEKLGGEVADAVKNVLPDIHLTSDAKISVAREVIELPLQPPPSREELERIIAETEKSMQASEPTSTDWRINAAYNDWAKTLLTGESKASVSIEVFRLRLGDYNIITLPGEAFVEYALQIKAMKPNTIVAAYSNGNIGYIPTKSAFPEKGYEVEVAYKLYGEQVITDEAEDLILTTARRLLT, from the coding sequence TTGAGTAAGTTGCTTGCGGGCGTTGCAAAGTCGGTAATTAATCCTCCAGTCGGAGTAGATCTTAGCGGCTATGCTAGCAGAACCAGCGGAAGCATTGGTATTCATGATGATCTGCATGCAAAAGCACTGGTCATTTCAGATGGCTCGACAAAGGCAGCAGTTGTTACCCTTGACCTTCTCGGCATAGATGCTAGGCAGGTTGCTGATTTGCGAGCCGAGATATCATCAAAGACTGATATCCCAATGGGCAATATCCTGATTTCTGCATCACACACCCATACAGGACCAGCCACACAAGAGCTGAGGGTTTGCGGCAGAGTACATGAGCAGTATATCAGAGATTTGCTGAAAAAGATCGCGGTGACGGTCAAAGAAGCAGAAGGATGCATGCAGCCTGCAGAATTTGGCTATTCGGTTGGCAGGGCAAATATCGCTGTCAATCGGCGGCTTCGCACTCAAACCGGCGAAACTCATTTAATGCCAAATCCCGCTGGAGTAACTGACCCCGATGTCGGTGTTTGGTACTTTAGAAACATGAAAGGTGACCCAATTGCCATTCTTTTCAACTATGCCTGCCATGCTGTAGTTATTGGCGATGTGCTCGAGATTTCTGCTGATTGGCCAGGTGCGGCACAGCGGGTGCTTGAGAAGGATGTCGGTGGCCAAGCAATGTTCTTGCAAGGATGTTGTGGAAATATCAACCCACGAGAGCGTTTTTCATGGCAAGTTGTCGAAAAGTTGGGTGGAGAGGTTGCTGATGCAGTAAAGAACGTTTTGCCGGATATTCATCTAACAAGCGACGCAAAGATTAGTGTTGCTAGGGAAGTCATAGAATTGCCGCTACAGCCGCCTCCAAGCCGTGAGGAACTTGAACGAATCATTGCTGAGACGGAGAAATCAATGCAAGCAAGTGAACCTACTTCGACTGATTGGCGTATTAATGCCGCATATAATGATTGGGCAAAAACCCTCCTTACAGGGGAAAGTAAAGCCTCCGTCTCAATTGAGGTTTTTAGGCTCCGATTGGGAGATTATAACATCATTACTCTTCCTGGAGAGGCATTTGTGGAGTATGCCTTGCAGATAAAGGCAATGAAGCCAAACACCATAGTCGCCGCATACTCGAATGGCAATATCGGTTACATTCCAACCAAATCAGCTTTCCCCGAGAAAGGCTATGAGGTTGAAGTAGCATACAAGCTTTATGGAGAGCAAGTGATAACAGATGAGGCTGAGGATTTAATCCTTACCACTGCGCGTCGGTTGCTTACTTGA
- a CDS encoding response regulator, with product MSVKEANSVVDFSFQLPAEQGMRGVLLLDCNHQITSIDPGFCELFGVSSSEMIGKDRLQAMLQIPNLRFRNPGAFIESCQGLVSRPKKILDDVFEIVSPTHRILHRYSSPLFDSEGRCLGRIEIYSDITRRRELEHRVRQAYEELRTTQDQLIQSEKLRAVGEIASGVAHDFNNVLGIILGNIQLLARTTKDEAVLTRLNAMERAALDAAETVRRIREFTKVKPDEPFCPIDLTALASEVVEMLRPMWEDSMQAQGSKIEVNIHPLERAFALGVAAEIREVLANVLLNAIQAMPFGGKIDIVVGRNNDSSWVRVVDTGIGMSEDVKKRVFDPFFTTRGVEGAGLGMSVAYGIISRHNGNISIESKPGEGTSVTISLPAAFEIPQSDSATPEKGTAKPARILVVEDEEMFAEVFFEMLTECGHAVCIAKSGEEAIEKFKVNNFDIVFTDLGMPSMSGWQVAREIKNIEPRTPVVLLTGWGTSVNQIDVEDSSIDMVLSKPVKFEDLSSIVAEALAKKGS from the coding sequence GTGAGTGTTAAAGAAGCAAATTCAGTAGTTGATTTTTCATTTCAATTGCCAGCCGAACAGGGAATGCGGGGCGTTTTGCTACTAGATTGTAATCATCAAATAACATCCATCGATCCAGGTTTCTGCGAATTGTTTGGCGTATCGTCGTCTGAAATGATAGGGAAGGATAGGTTGCAAGCAATGCTCCAAATCCCAAACCTTCGCTTCCGAAATCCTGGCGCTTTTATTGAGAGTTGTCAAGGCTTAGTCAGTAGACCCAAAAAGATTCTTGACGATGTGTTTGAGATAGTAAGCCCAACCCATCGAATACTTCATAGATACAGCAGTCCTCTCTTTGACAGCGAGGGTAGATGCCTAGGGAGGATAGAGATCTATAGTGACATCACTAGAAGACGTGAGCTTGAGCACAGAGTTCGGCAGGCATATGAGGAACTAAGGACTACCCAAGACCAACTTATTCAATCCGAGAAACTTCGGGCGGTGGGAGAAATTGCCAGTGGCGTTGCGCATGATTTTAATAATGTGCTTGGTATTATCTTAGGAAACATTCAACTTCTGGCTCGTACAACGAAAGATGAGGCTGTTCTTACTCGCTTAAACGCTATGGAACGAGCAGCTCTCGATGCGGCAGAGACTGTTCGAAGAATTCGCGAATTCACCAAAGTAAAACCCGACGAACCATTTTGTCCCATTGATTTGACTGCCCTTGCGTCAGAGGTAGTGGAAATGCTCCGTCCAATGTGGGAAGATTCGATGCAGGCGCAAGGGAGCAAAATTGAAGTCAACATTCATCCATTAGAAAGAGCATTTGCCTTGGGTGTTGCTGCCGAGATTCGCGAAGTCCTTGCAAATGTTCTTCTAAACGCCATACAAGCAATGCCTTTCGGTGGCAAGATTGATATTGTAGTAGGAAGAAATAATGATTCATCCTGGGTGCGAGTGGTTGACACAGGAATTGGTATGTCGGAAGATGTGAAAAAGCGGGTATTCGATCCTTTTTTCACTACCCGCGGGGTCGAAGGTGCCGGTCTCGGAATGAGTGTGGCCTATGGAATCATTAGCCGGCATAATGGCAATATCTCAATAGAAAGTAAGCCTGGAGAAGGCACGAGCGTAACTATATCTCTTCCAGCTGCATTTGAGATTCCACAGAGTGATTCAGCAACTCCCGAAAAAGGGACCGCCAAACCAGCGCGAATTCTCGTCGTAGAAGACGAAGAAATGTTCGCAGAGGTGTTTTTTGAAATGCTGACTGAATGTGGACACGCGGTCTGCATTGCTAAAAGCGGGGAGGAAGCGATAGAAAAGTTTAAGGTGAACAATTTTGATATTGTGTTTACAGACCTGGGGATGCCAAGCATGTCCGGATGGCAGGTTGCAAGGGAAATAAAAAATATCGAACCAAGAACGCCTGTAGTTCTCCTTACAGGTTGGGGTACGTCCGTTAACCAGATTGATGTGGAAGATTCAAGCATTGATATGGTCCTTTCGAAACCAGTTAAATTCGAAGATCTTTCATCAATAGTGGCGGAAGCTTTGGCGAAAAAGGGTTCCTGA
- a CDS encoding sigma-54 dependent transcriptional regulator, whose amino-acid sequence MSSKYVLVIDDEEGIRTVLADLFGEMGWHVCEAKDGKSGLDLALSEDFDLIILDLSLPRLDGLALLRKLRESKPDVPVIIITGYATMKSAIEALKLGAFDYVTKPFDLSEVQIIAQHAVERQRLIYENRYLKNELRQRHGFDNVIGLTKKVQKAYILAAKVADSNASVLILGETGVGKEYLARAIHYQSARADGPFVKVSCAALPEALLESELFGHEKGAFTGAIARRIGRFEMADGGTLFLDEIGDITPATQVKLLRVLQEKQFERVGGSETISVDVRIIAATNKDLKKAIANKEFREDLYYRLNVITINLPPLRERVEDIPELVRHFIAKYNSETGKSIEGISPEGIAMLQNYQWPGNIRELENCIERAVILCHGRTILPQHILLSEENVPFSTPAFSSDGMRSLKDVEKEHIANVLAKCNWNQSRAASILGIDRKTLRNKIREYGLGMEIAGSNPDYEQ is encoded by the coding sequence GTGAGCAGTAAATATGTCTTAGTTATAGATGATGAGGAAGGTATTCGAACCGTTCTTGCAGACCTTTTCGGAGAGATGGGGTGGCATGTTTGCGAGGCTAAAGATGGCAAGAGCGGTCTTGACTTAGCGTTGTCGGAGGACTTCGACCTTATAATCCTCGATCTCAGCCTCCCTCGTCTTGATGGATTGGCTTTGCTTCGCAAGCTTAGGGAGTCAAAACCTGATGTTCCAGTTATCATAATCACCGGCTACGCCACAATGAAGAGTGCAATTGAAGCTCTTAAGCTAGGTGCATTTGATTATGTTACCAAACCATTTGATTTAAGCGAAGTTCAAATCATCGCCCAGCATGCTGTTGAGCGCCAGCGCTTGATATATGAAAATCGCTATCTGAAAAACGAACTTCGGCAACGCCATGGTTTCGATAACGTCATTGGCCTTACGAAAAAAGTACAGAAGGCGTATATTCTCGCTGCAAAAGTTGCTGACAGCAACGCTTCAGTCCTAATTTTAGGAGAGACAGGCGTAGGCAAGGAATACCTAGCCCGAGCAATTCATTATCAAAGTGCGAGGGCAGATGGTCCATTTGTTAAAGTAAGTTGTGCAGCCTTGCCAGAAGCGCTTCTAGAAAGCGAGCTTTTTGGCCACGAGAAAGGAGCCTTCACTGGGGCAATTGCGCGCAGAATTGGGCGCTTTGAGATGGCGGATGGCGGCACTCTATTTCTTGATGAAATCGGTGATATAACTCCAGCAACTCAAGTAAAGCTCCTTCGAGTCCTTCAAGAAAAGCAATTTGAGCGCGTGGGAGGAAGCGAAACAATAAGTGTAGATGTGCGAATCATTGCTGCTACAAACAAAGATCTTAAAAAAGCCATTGCCAACAAAGAGTTTCGCGAGGACTTATATTACCGCCTTAATGTAATAACTATAAATCTCCCGCCGCTTAGAGAGCGTGTTGAGGACATACCGGAGCTTGTTCGCCACTTCATCGCAAAATACAATAGCGAGACCGGGAAATCCATTGAGGGCATTTCGCCAGAGGGAATTGCAATGCTCCAAAACTATCAGTGGCCTGGTAATATCAGGGAGCTTGAGAATTGCATTGAGCGTGCTGTAATCCTTTGTCATGGGCGAACAATTCTTCCCCAACATATCCTCTTAAGCGAAGAAAATGTCCCATTTTCCACCCCCGCATTTTCAAGCGATGGCATGAGGTCTCTTAAAGATGTCGAGAAGGAACACATCGCCAATGTTCTTGCCAAATGCAATTGGAACCAAAGTCGCGCCGCATCAATCCTCGGAATAGACCGCAAAACTCTCCGCAATAAAATTAGGGAATATGGGCTTGGCATGGAAATTGCTGGCTCCAACCCTGATTATGAGCAATAA
- a CDS encoding ATP-binding protein, with product MSNKSSNNLNVYFQQIAFCLARARDEREIAEIANNWAAEVREYVNAERLSAASRMAGWLAHRLNNSLGAISGNAQLLARRLQRDISDETALPTYLRHVESIQVETERCAQITSNLLSFTRSRSVELGRVDVKQAVEEATILASYNRGKTDIAYGKGLTNGNIYALADKELFVRAIYEVLVNAIQASEGRKVYVDVELVPPESPEWVHVLIADSGPGIPEDILLDIFDPFFSTREKAQGLGLTISLAVMRQMGGSVEVMHTGPEGTVMAIKVSARR from the coding sequence ATGAGCAATAAATCCTCCAATAATCTAAATGTGTATTTTCAACAAATTGCTTTTTGCCTTGCAAGAGCACGTGATGAAAGAGAAATCGCCGAAATAGCCAACAATTGGGCAGCCGAGGTTAGAGAGTATGTAAATGCCGAAAGACTTTCGGCGGCAAGTAGGATGGCAGGTTGGCTTGCTCACCGACTTAATAATTCGCTTGGAGCGATATCAGGAAATGCACAGCTTCTTGCCAGGCGACTGCAGCGTGATATTAGCGATGAAACTGCTCTTCCAACGTATCTGAGGCACGTTGAGAGCATCCAGGTTGAGACCGAGCGATGTGCTCAAATAACATCCAATCTGTTGAGTTTTACTCGTTCTCGCAGCGTAGAATTAGGAAGAGTAGACGTGAAGCAGGCAGTGGAAGAGGCTACCATACTTGCCTCCTACAATCGTGGCAAGACAGATATTGCCTATGGTAAGGGACTGACCAATGGTAACATCTATGCACTTGCAGATAAAGAATTGTTTGTTCGAGCTATCTACGAAGTATTGGTAAATGCTATTCAAGCATCCGAGGGACGGAAAGTATATGTTGATGTTGAATTAGTTCCTCCCGAAAGCCCTGAGTGGGTTCATGTATTGATAGCCGATTCTGGTCCCGGGATACCGGAGGATATTTTGCTGGACATTTTCGATCCATTCTTTTCCACTCGAGAAAAAGCACAAGGGCTTGGTTTGACTATAAGCTTAGCAGTAATGCGCCAGATGGGTGGGTCGGTCGAAGTAATGCACACGGGGCCAGAGGGCACCGTGATGGCAATCAAAGTGTCAGCAAGGAGGTAA
- a CDS encoding response regulator: MSRARILVVDDEQKLCDILKDILEIEGYEVEICFDEASAYEKLASNQFDIAIVDVFISNEPSGILLARHIAECYPETSLILMTGFADEADICRAFEAGAYACITKPFMLDDVLRVVGTVLDNRGQNLAFAA; encoded by the coding sequence TTGAGCCGGGCACGAATTCTCGTTGTGGATGACGAACAGAAGCTTTGCGATATCTTAAAGGATATTCTGGAAATAGAGGGATATGAAGTTGAGATATGTTTTGATGAAGCCTCGGCTTATGAAAAACTTGCCTCCAATCAGTTTGACATAGCCATTGTGGATGTCTTTATATCCAACGAGCCGTCTGGCATCTTGTTAGCTAGGCATATAGCTGAGTGTTATCCAGAGACAAGCCTGATTCTAATGACTGGTTTTGCAGACGAAGCGGATATTTGCCGGGCCTTCGAGGCTGGAGCCTATGCCTGTATTACTAAGCCTTTCATGCTTGACGACGTTCTTCGTGTTGTCGGAACGGTCTTAGATAATCGAGGGCAAAATCTTGCATTCGCAGCTTGA